In Microbacterium pumilum, the following proteins share a genomic window:
- the serB gene encoding phosphoserine phosphatase SerB yields MPSPIRFLVVLDADSTLIRNEVIELIADEVGRGAEIAAATEAAMRGEVDFATSLRSRVHALAGVPVSSFARVLARIQPTPGVRELIEAVHSRGGRVGVVSGGFHEILDTIAPELGVDAWRANRLAVSEGMLTGSVDGEIVDAEGKAVALRAWAADAGLPLSRTIAIGDGANDLRMMADAGLGVAFNAKPAVRERADVVVGPVDLAEVIALLP; encoded by the coding sequence ATGCCCTCGCCGATCCGGTTCCTCGTCGTGCTCGACGCGGACTCCACCCTCATCCGCAACGAGGTCATCGAGCTGATCGCCGACGAGGTGGGTCGCGGTGCCGAGATCGCCGCGGCGACGGAGGCTGCGATGCGCGGTGAGGTGGACTTCGCCACGAGTCTGCGCTCGCGGGTCCACGCACTGGCCGGCGTGCCGGTGTCATCGTTCGCGAGGGTGCTCGCCCGCATCCAGCCGACACCGGGGGTACGCGAGCTCATCGAGGCGGTGCATTCGCGTGGCGGCCGGGTCGGCGTCGTGTCGGGCGGCTTCCACGAGATCCTCGACACGATCGCGCCCGAACTGGGAGTCGACGCGTGGCGCGCGAACCGCCTCGCGGTCTCGGAGGGCATGCTGACCGGTTCGGTCGACGGCGAGATCGTCGACGCGGAGGGCAAGGCCGTCGCGCTGCGCGCGTGGGCGGCGGATGCCGGCCTCCCACTCTCACGCACGATCGCGATCGGCGACGGGGCGAACGACCTCCGCATGATGGCGGATGCCGGACTCGGCGTCGCGTTCAATGCGAAGCCCGCGGTGCGCGAACGCGCGGACGTGGTGGTCGGTCCCGTCGATCTCGCCGAGGTCATCGCGCTCCTGCCGTGA
- a CDS encoding glucose-1-phosphate adenylyltransferase encodes MPAAPKVFGIILAGGEGKRLMPLTADRAKPAVPFGGQYRLIDFAISNLINSGLRQVVVLTQYKSHSLDRHISQTWRMSALLDSYVASVPAQQRLGKRWFSGSADAILQSLNLVNDEKPDIVVVIGADHVYRMDFRQMLAAHIDSGARSTVAGIRQPISLANQFGVIDVDGKDPVKINEFLEKPQSPAGLTDSPGEVLASMGNYIFDTSALIEAVEADGELPTSNHDMGGDIVPYFVNRGEAGVYDMKRNDVPGSTDRDRDYWRDVGTIDSFFDAHQDLISTLPIFNLYNMEWPIHSQAVNSPPAKFVRDSVGRIGNAIDSIVSLGSVLSGTHLERSVVGPWTLAGGGSTITDSVLFDHVHVGAGARIHRAILDKNVVLDDGATVGVDREKDLSRGFTVTDTGLTVVGKGVRVAR; translated from the coding sequence ATGCCAGCAGCGCCGAAGGTATTCGGAATCATCCTCGCCGGCGGCGAGGGAAAGCGCCTCATGCCTCTGACGGCAGATCGGGCAAAGCCCGCTGTGCCGTTCGGGGGGCAGTACCGATTGATCGACTTCGCGATCTCGAACCTGATCAACTCCGGGCTCCGTCAAGTCGTGGTGCTGACGCAGTACAAGTCGCACAGCCTCGACCGCCATATCTCGCAGACCTGGCGGATGTCGGCGCTGCTCGACTCGTATGTCGCTTCGGTGCCCGCCCAGCAGCGCCTCGGCAAGCGCTGGTTCTCAGGCTCGGCCGACGCGATCCTGCAGAGCCTCAACCTCGTCAACGACGAGAAGCCCGACATCGTGGTCGTGATCGGCGCCGATCATGTGTACCGCATGGACTTCCGGCAGATGCTCGCCGCGCACATCGACTCGGGCGCCCGCTCGACGGTCGCCGGCATCCGCCAGCCGATCTCGCTCGCGAACCAGTTCGGCGTGATCGACGTGGACGGCAAGGATCCCGTCAAGATCAACGAGTTCCTCGAGAAGCCCCAGAGCCCGGCCGGGCTCACCGACTCTCCTGGCGAGGTGCTCGCGTCCATGGGCAACTACATCTTCGACACCAGCGCTCTCATCGAGGCCGTCGAGGCCGACGGCGAGCTGCCCACCTCGAACCATGACATGGGCGGCGACATCGTGCCGTACTTCGTCAACCGCGGCGAAGCCGGCGTCTACGACATGAAGCGCAACGACGTGCCCGGGTCGACGGATCGCGACCGCGACTACTGGCGGGATGTCGGAACGATCGACTCGTTCTTCGATGCCCACCAGGACCTGATCTCGACCCTGCCGATCTTCAACCTCTACAACATGGAGTGGCCGATCCACTCGCAGGCCGTGAACTCGCCGCCCGCGAAGTTCGTCCGAGACTCCGTCGGGCGCATCGGCAACGCGATCGACTCGATCGTCTCGCTCGGATCCGTGCTCTCCGGCACGCACCTCGAGCGCAGCGTCGTCGGCCCGTGGACGCTCGCGGGCGGTGGCTCGACGATCACCGACTCTGTGCTGTTCGATCACGTGCACGTCGGAGCCGGGGCGCGGATCCACCGTGCGATCCTCGACAAGAACGTCGTACTCGACGACGGTGCCACCGTGGGCGTCGATCGAGAGAAGGATCTCTCCCGCGGGTTCACGGTGACCGACACGGGTCTCACAGTCGTCGGAAAGGGCGTCCGCGTCGCGCGATGA
- the glgA gene encoding glycogen synthase, producing the protein MRVDIITKEYPPEIYGGAGVHVTELVKSLRATMEVRVRAFGGPRDEQGTTSYSVPAELADANAALQTLGTDLEIVTDVAGADVVHSHTWYANFAGHLASLLHGIPHIVTAHSLEPLRPWKAEQLGGGYAVSSYIEKTAYEGAAAVVAVSGGMRNDILRSYPSLDPDKVRVIYNGIDTEGWRPVENPELLAELGIDPSRPSVVFVGRITRQKGLPYFLRAAERLPADVQLVLCAGAPDTPQIMAEVEGLVRSLQETREGVIWIDTFLPRDQLCAVLTSATTFVCPSVYEPLGIVNLEAMACGAAVVGTATGGIPEVVVDGVTGRLVPIEQVQDGTGTPIDPEGFVADLARVLTEVVSDRDRAREYGAAGRERARVDFSWQSIADQTAALYSEVAAGGR; encoded by the coding sequence ATGCGCGTCGACATCATCACGAAGGAGTACCCGCCGGAGATCTACGGCGGTGCAGGGGTGCACGTCACCGAGTTGGTCAAGTCGCTGAGAGCCACCATGGAGGTGCGGGTGCGTGCCTTCGGCGGCCCTCGCGACGAGCAGGGCACCACGTCGTACAGCGTGCCGGCCGAGCTCGCCGACGCCAACGCGGCCCTCCAGACGCTCGGCACCGATCTCGAGATCGTGACGGATGTCGCCGGCGCCGACGTCGTGCACAGCCACACCTGGTACGCCAACTTCGCCGGTCACCTCGCGTCGCTTCTGCACGGCATCCCGCACATCGTGACGGCGCACTCTCTGGAACCTCTGCGCCCGTGGAAGGCCGAGCAGCTCGGCGGCGGGTACGCGGTGTCGAGCTACATCGAGAAGACCGCGTACGAGGGGGCCGCCGCCGTCGTCGCCGTGAGCGGCGGCATGCGCAACGACATCCTGCGGAGCTATCCATCGCTCGATCCCGACAAGGTTCGCGTGATCTACAACGGCATCGACACGGAGGGATGGCGGCCCGTGGAGAACCCCGAACTCCTGGCGGAGTTGGGAATCGACCCGAGCCGCCCGTCGGTGGTCTTCGTCGGCCGCATCACGCGACAGAAGGGCCTGCCGTACTTCCTGCGCGCCGCGGAGAGGCTCCCCGCCGACGTGCAGCTCGTGCTCTGCGCGGGCGCGCCTGACACACCGCAGATCATGGCGGAGGTCGAGGGACTCGTCCGCTCGCTCCAGGAGACGCGGGAAGGCGTGATCTGGATCGACACCTTCCTGCCCCGCGATCAGCTCTGCGCCGTGCTGACGTCTGCGACCACGTTCGTCTGCCCGTCGGTGTATGAGCCGCTCGGCATCGTCAACCTGGAGGCGATGGCGTGCGGCGCGGCCGTCGTCGGCACCGCCACCGGCGGCATCCCGGAGGTCGTCGTCGACGGCGTGACGGGCCGTCTCGTTCCCATCGAGCAGGTGCAGGACGGCACCGGGACTCCCATCGATCCCGAGGGATTCGTGGCGGATCTCGCCCGGGTTCTCACCGAGGTCGTCAGCGATCGGGACCGCGCCCGAGAGTACGGCGCCGCGGGGCGCGAACGGGCCCGGGTCGACTTCAGCTGGCAGAGCATCGCGGATCAGACGGCCGCGCTGTACTCGGAGGTGGCCGCCGGCGGCCGATAG
- a CDS encoding ABC transporter ATP-binding protein codes for MPQVLEFSDVVVRRNERDIVDHLDWTVSDDERWVILGPNGAGKTTVLQLADTMLHPTSGSVTILGERLGRTDVFELRPRIGFASTAMAKQLPQDETVLNVVLTAAYSVLGRWNESYEDIDERRALRVLAEWHLDHLADRTFGTLSDGEQKRVQIARAIMTDPEMLLLDEPAASLDLGAREELLGLLGGYAQAPSTPAMIMVTHHVEEIPVGFTHVLLLADGRVTAAGPLRETLTAENLSSTFGVQIFLTEYAGRYSARAAH; via the coding sequence ATGCCGCAGGTGCTCGAGTTCTCCGACGTCGTCGTCCGCAGAAATGAACGAGACATCGTCGATCACCTCGACTGGACGGTCAGCGACGACGAACGCTGGGTGATCCTGGGACCGAACGGTGCGGGCAAGACCACCGTGCTGCAGCTTGCCGACACGATGCTCCACCCGACCTCGGGCAGCGTCACGATCCTCGGCGAGCGCCTGGGTCGCACCGACGTGTTCGAACTTCGTCCTCGCATCGGTTTCGCGTCCACCGCGATGGCCAAGCAGCTTCCGCAGGACGAGACGGTGCTCAACGTGGTGCTTACCGCCGCCTATTCGGTGCTCGGGCGCTGGAACGAGTCGTATGAAGACATCGACGAGCGGCGGGCGCTTCGCGTCCTCGCGGAATGGCACCTCGACCACCTCGCGGACCGGACGTTCGGCACGCTGAGCGACGGCGAGCAGAAGCGGGTGCAGATCGCCCGTGCGATCATGACCGATCCCGAGATGCTGCTCCTCGACGAGCCGGCGGCGAGCCTCGACCTCGGAGCCCGCGAAGAGCTCCTCGGCCTCCTGGGCGGCTACGCCCAGGCGCCGAGCACCCCCGCGATGATCATGGTCACCCACCACGTCGAAGAGATCCCGGTCGGGTTCACGCACGTGCTGCTGCTCGCGGACGGCCGTGTCACCGCCGCCGGGCCGCTGCGCGAGACGCTCACCGCCGAGAACCTCTCGTCGACGTTCGGGGTGCAGATCTTTCTCACCGAGTACGCCGGTCGCTACTCCGCTCGCGCGGCGCATTGA
- a CDS encoding type B 50S ribosomal protein L31, which yields MKTDIHPDYQAVVFRDLGSGETFLTRSTVTSDKTIELDGVEYPVIDVEISSASHPFYTGKQRIMDSAGRVEKFNQRFKNFGGASK from the coding sequence ATGAAGACTGACATCCACCCCGACTACCAGGCGGTCGTGTTCCGCGACCTCGGCTCGGGCGAGACCTTCCTCACCCGCTCGACGGTGACCTCCGACAAGACGATCGAACTCGACGGTGTCGAGTACCCGGTCATCGACGTCGAGATCTCGTCGGCATCGCACCCGTTCTACACGGGCAAGCAGCGCATCATGGACTCGGCCGGTCGTGTCGAGAAGTTCAACCAGCGCTTCAAGAACTTCGGCGGCGCGAGCAAGTAA
- a CDS encoding exonuclease domain-containing protein translates to MDLWQREPLPIFRAPEWVKIVGVFDLETTGVDVTTDRIVTAHVGLLDGDGSIIRARDWMADPGVVIPDGAAAVHGITTAHARDHGRRASEVVAEVVVALRALLDAGIPIVAYNAPYDFSLLKYEALRHGIDPIIDPSPVIDPLVVDKAYDRWRRGKRTLQVVAAHYAVRLEGAHEASADAVAAGRVAQALAERFAPWLPPSAGELHTRQIGWARAQAASLTDYFIQIGRLDPEKRLDGSWPIR, encoded by the coding sequence ATGGACCTGTGGCAGCGCGAGCCGCTCCCGATCTTCCGTGCCCCCGAGTGGGTCAAGATCGTCGGCGTGTTCGACCTCGAGACGACCGGCGTCGATGTGACGACCGACCGCATCGTGACCGCGCACGTCGGGCTGCTCGACGGCGACGGCTCGATCATCCGTGCGCGCGACTGGATGGCCGATCCGGGTGTCGTGATCCCCGACGGTGCCGCCGCCGTTCACGGCATCACGACCGCGCACGCCCGGGATCACGGACGCCGTGCGTCGGAGGTCGTCGCCGAGGTCGTCGTGGCTCTGCGTGCCCTGCTGGATGCGGGCATCCCGATCGTGGCCTACAACGCGCCGTACGACTTCTCGCTGCTCAAGTACGAGGCGTTGCGCCACGGCATCGATCCGATCATCGACCCCTCGCCGGTGATCGATCCGCTCGTGGTCGACAAGGCCTACGACCGATGGCGGCGCGGCAAGCGCACGCTCCAGGTGGTCGCGGCGCACTACGCCGTGCGACTCGAAGGTGCTCACGAAGCGTCAGCCGATGCAGTCGCCGCCGGACGAGTGGCGCAGGCGCTCGCGGAGCGATTCGCACCGTGGCTGCCGCCGAGTGCCGGTGAGCTGCACACCCGCCAGATCGGGTGGGCCCGAGCGCAGGCCGCGAGCCTCACGGACTACTTCATCCAGATCGGGCGGCTCGACCCCGAGAAGCGGCTGGATGGGAGTTGGCCAATCCGGTGA
- a CDS encoding alpha/beta hydrolase gives MAVPNPYAPLLDTIPVERRETEVGGSTTAYWVYGPDGAETTVIAVHGFRGEHHGLEPVVAHLPDVRIISPDLPGFGETPPIPATRHDIDAYAAWLREFAEAVAPGAVILGHSFGSIVVAAAVASGLATPRVILVNPIGAPALEGPRGILTRLAVLYYWAGARLPKTAGDALLRNGAVVRVMSVSMAKTRDADLRRFIHDQHDTYFSRFADRDVLHDAFLASVSNDVRVYAPNISQPTLLVAAQRDDITPIEAERHLATLFADATLVEIPDVGHLIHYETPAAAAEAIRRFLAPADADTR, from the coding sequence GTGGCAGTCCCGAACCCGTATGCACCGCTGCTCGACACGATCCCCGTCGAGCGGCGCGAGACCGAGGTCGGCGGCTCGACGACGGCGTACTGGGTGTACGGCCCCGACGGTGCCGAGACGACGGTGATCGCGGTGCACGGCTTCCGGGGCGAGCATCACGGGCTCGAGCCGGTCGTCGCGCACCTGCCCGACGTGCGGATCATCTCGCCCGATCTTCCGGGTTTCGGCGAGACGCCTCCGATCCCAGCCACCCGGCACGACATCGACGCGTACGCGGCATGGCTCCGCGAGTTCGCCGAGGCGGTGGCGCCGGGCGCCGTCATCCTCGGTCATTCATTCGGCTCGATCGTCGTGGCGGCGGCCGTCGCCAGCGGACTCGCCACGCCGCGCGTCATCCTGGTGAATCCGATCGGCGCCCCCGCTCTGGAGGGCCCGCGCGGAATCCTGACCCGGCTTGCGGTCCTCTACTACTGGGCCGGAGCCCGGCTGCCCAAGACTGCGGGAGACGCGCTGCTTCGCAACGGAGCCGTGGTGCGGGTCATGAGCGTGTCGATGGCCAAGACGCGCGATGCCGACCTGCGCCGCTTCATCCACGATCAGCACGACACGTACTTCTCCCGCTTCGCCGACCGAGACGTCCTCCACGACGCATTCCTCGCATCGGTCTCGAACGATGTTCGCGTCTACGCGCCGAACATCAGCCAGCCGACGCTGCTCGTGGCAGCGCAGCGCGACGACATCACGCCGATCGAGGCCGAGCGCCACCTCGCGACACTCTTCGCCGATGCGACCCTCGTCGAGATACCGGATGTCGGACACCTCATCCACTACGAGACGCCGGCGGCGGCCGCCGAGGCGATCAGACGGTTTCTCGCGCCTGCCGACGCCGATACGCGTTGA
- a CDS encoding CGNR zinc finger domain-containing protein, translated as MVFINDTRQSLVAAVHLVNTLPGFDGEDTMTTPADLEAYLVVNPYTGTMRRDDAEVAAVRGIRSQLRELWDVDREGAVPLVNKMLSDGHALPQLSKHDHYDWHIHATSDDAPLATRILVEAAMAFVDVIRADEYDRVRVCSADDCESVYIDYSKNGSKRYCDTGNCGNRMNVNAYRRRQARETV; from the coding sequence ATGGTCTTCATCAATGACACGAGACAGTCGCTCGTGGCGGCCGTCCACCTCGTCAACACCCTCCCGGGGTTCGACGGCGAAGACACCATGACCACTCCCGCCGACCTCGAGGCGTACCTCGTCGTGAACCCCTACACCGGCACGATGCGGAGGGATGACGCCGAGGTCGCCGCGGTACGCGGGATCCGTTCGCAGCTGCGCGAGCTGTGGGATGTCGACCGCGAGGGCGCCGTTCCGCTGGTGAACAAGATGCTCAGCGACGGGCATGCCCTCCCCCAGCTGTCGAAGCACGATCATTACGACTGGCACATCCATGCGACCTCGGACGACGCGCCGCTGGCCACGCGCATCCTCGTCGAGGCGGCGATGGCGTTCGTGGACGTCATCCGCGCCGACGAATACGACCGCGTGCGGGTGTGCTCCGCGGACGACTGCGAGTCGGTCTACATCGACTATTCGAAGAACGGATCCAAGCGCTACTGCGACACCGGCAACTGCGGCAATCGCATGAACGTCAACGCGTATCGGCGTCGGCAGGCGCGAGAAACCGTCTGA
- a CDS encoding DMT family transporter codes for MATSTASLPIIGSPSARMRTTGLVMAIASALAFSSSGPFVKPLLEAGWSLGAALLVRMGVAGLVLAPALVVAMRRERSFLRRHWAIILGFGLTAVAGCQIFFFSAMQRMPVAVALLIQYLAPVLLVILAWVRTRRAPSRLVMAGSVVAIVGLILVVDISGASFDLLGTLFALGAAVCVGAYFLIAERAGDDLPPLALASGGLLIGASLMAVLGAVGILPFRAPSVSVVLAGAEVPWFVPLLWVAGVATTVGYALGVMAVPRIGSRVASFAGLSEVLFALGFAWLFLAEVPTTIQFAGGALILVGVVLVRMDAEAGAAGGETSTAAAVPTP; via the coding sequence ATGGCGACGTCGACGGCATCGCTCCCGATCATCGGGTCGCCCTCGGCGAGGATGCGCACCACGGGTCTCGTGATGGCGATCGCGTCGGCGCTCGCGTTCTCGTCCAGTGGTCCGTTCGTGAAGCCTCTGCTCGAGGCGGGCTGGTCGCTCGGCGCCGCGCTCCTGGTGCGGATGGGGGTGGCGGGGCTCGTCCTGGCGCCCGCTCTGGTGGTGGCGATGCGCCGTGAGCGCTCCTTCCTGCGCCGGCACTGGGCCATCATCCTGGGCTTCGGCCTCACCGCGGTGGCAGGCTGCCAGATCTTCTTCTTCTCCGCGATGCAGCGGATGCCGGTCGCGGTGGCGCTCCTCATCCAGTACCTCGCACCCGTATTGCTGGTCATCCTGGCCTGGGTGCGTACCCGTCGCGCGCCATCCCGCCTCGTCATGGCCGGGTCGGTCGTGGCGATCGTGGGACTCATCCTGGTGGTCGACATCTCCGGGGCGTCCTTCGATCTGCTGGGGACGCTCTTCGCGCTCGGCGCCGCGGTGTGCGTCGGAGCGTACTTCCTGATCGCGGAGCGGGCGGGCGACGACCTGCCGCCGTTGGCACTCGCATCCGGAGGACTCCTGATCGGGGCGTCGCTCATGGCCGTCCTCGGCGCGGTCGGCATCCTGCCCTTCCGAGCGCCGTCCGTGAGCGTCGTGCTCGCCGGGGCGGAGGTGCCGTGGTTCGTGCCGCTGCTGTGGGTCGCCGGAGTAGCCACGACCGTCGGCTACGCGCTCGGGGTGATGGCCGTACCCCGCATCGGGTCTCGTGTCGCGTCGTTCGCCGGGCTGTCAGAAGTGCTGTTCGCGCTCGGCTTCGCGTGGCTCTTCCTCGCCGAGGTGCCGACCACGATCCAGTTCGCCGGCGGCGCACTGATCCTCGTGGGCGTGGTGCTCGTGCGGATGGATGCCGAGGCCGGCGCCGCGGGGGGCGAGACGTCTACTGCTGCCGCCGTGCCAACTCCATGA
- a CDS encoding Lrp/AsnC family transcriptional regulator: protein MSALDHVDLELLAALSADPRATVVALAERLGLSRNTVQARMARLERSGVFLSYERAISSSALGFPIEAFISVIVRQADLPRITVELAKVPEIVHAHGLSGQVDLLVRVACRDTQHLFDTDARILAIEGVERTETSLVMGEVISHRVAPLMELARRQQ from the coding sequence ATGAGTGCCCTGGACCACGTCGATCTTGAACTGCTGGCCGCCCTCTCGGCCGACCCGCGAGCGACCGTCGTCGCCCTCGCCGAACGGCTCGGTCTGTCGAGGAACACCGTGCAGGCCCGGATGGCGCGGCTCGAGCGCTCCGGGGTCTTCCTTTCGTACGAGCGGGCGATCTCGTCATCGGCGCTCGGGTTCCCGATCGAGGCGTTCATCAGCGTCATCGTGCGCCAGGCGGATCTGCCCCGCATCACCGTGGAGCTCGCCAAGGTGCCCGAGATCGTGCACGCGCACGGACTTTCAGGCCAGGTGGACCTTCTGGTGCGCGTCGCGTGCCGCGACACCCAGCACCTCTTCGACACCGACGCGCGCATCCTCGCGATCGAGGGCGTCGAGCGCACCGAGACCTCACTCGTGATGGGTGAAGTGATCAGTCACCGCGTCGCACCGCTCATGGAGTTGGCACGGCGGCAGCAGTAG
- the pdhA gene encoding pyruvate dehydrogenase (acetyl-transferring) E1 component subunit alpha: MTMTHTLNPTADLATDIDDVARLLTPDGERVSDPDLERWVADVDSAALRSLYRDMVLVRRIDTEGVALQRQGQLGLWAPCQGQEATQVGTARAFRADDFVFPSYREIGVNHVRGAKPADFVIAWRGEEHSTYNPYDINTATPQIIIGAQALHAVGYAMGIKIDGTDQVAAAYFGDGASSQGDVNEALVFASSFRVPVVFVCTNNQWAISEPVAVQAKFPIAGRAPGFGIPSMRVDGNDVLACLAAMRWALDNARHGNGPAFIEAVTYRMGPHTTSDDPTRYRDKEEVERWRRRDPIARVEALLRAEGAFDDAFAAEVAADADRLGAEVRAATLGATSREPIGVLDHVYAEPHSGLDEERTWFASYLDGFASTELSTDAEPATSEGAAR, translated from the coding sequence ATGACGATGACGCACACCCTGAACCCGACTGCCGATCTTGCGACCGACATCGACGATGTCGCCCGGCTGCTGACTCCCGATGGCGAGCGGGTCTCCGACCCCGACCTCGAAAGATGGGTGGCGGATGTCGATTCCGCGGCCCTGCGGAGCCTCTACCGCGACATGGTGCTGGTGCGGCGCATCGACACCGAGGGCGTCGCGCTCCAGCGGCAGGGCCAGCTGGGACTCTGGGCACCGTGCCAAGGCCAGGAGGCCACGCAGGTCGGCACGGCGCGGGCCTTCCGGGCAGACGACTTCGTGTTCCCGAGCTACCGCGAGATCGGCGTGAACCACGTCCGCGGGGCGAAGCCCGCGGACTTCGTGATCGCGTGGCGCGGCGAAGAGCACTCGACGTACAACCCCTACGACATCAACACCGCGACGCCGCAGATCATCATCGGCGCTCAGGCTCTCCACGCCGTCGGGTACGCCATGGGTATCAAGATCGACGGGACCGACCAGGTCGCGGCGGCCTACTTCGGCGACGGCGCCTCGAGCCAGGGCGACGTCAACGAGGCGCTCGTCTTCGCCTCGTCGTTCCGGGTGCCCGTCGTGTTCGTCTGCACAAACAACCAGTGGGCGATCTCGGAGCCGGTGGCGGTGCAGGCGAAGTTCCCGATCGCGGGACGCGCGCCGGGCTTCGGCATCCCCAGCATGCGCGTCGACGGCAACGACGTGCTCGCGTGCCTGGCCGCCATGCGCTGGGCGCTCGACAACGCGCGCCACGGCAACGGCCCGGCGTTCATCGAGGCGGTCACCTACCGCATGGGTCCGCACACCACATCCGACGACCCCACGCGCTACCGCGACAAGGAAGAGGTGGAGCGCTGGCGTCGCCGCGACCCGATCGCCCGCGTCGAGGCGCTGCTGCGAGCGGAAGGGGCGTTCGACGACGCGTTCGCCGCCGAGGTCGCAGCCGATGCCGACCGGCTCGGTGCCGAGGTGCGAGCCGCGACCCTCGGGGCCACCTCGCGCGAGCCGATCGGCGTGCTCGACCACGTCTACGCCGAGCCGCACTCGGGCCTCGATGAGGAGCGCACTTGGTTCGCGTCGTATCTCGACGGCTTCGCTTCGACAGAGCTCAGCACGGACGCAGAGCCCGCAACGAGCGAGGGGGCAGCGCGATGA
- a CDS encoding alpha-ketoacid dehydrogenase subunit beta has translation MTQLTMAKSINEGLRRAMADDPKVLVMGEDIGKLGGVFRITDGLLDQFGAQRVIDTPLAEAGIMGTAVGLAFRGYRPVVEIQFDGFVYPAFDQIVCQVAKLHYRTRGNVTMPITIRIPWAGGVGAAEHHSESPEAYFVHTSGLRVVAVSNPQDAYIMLRQAIASNDPVVYFEPKRLYHTKGDVDLDADLADAPPMGLARVAREGTDVTLLTYGAQVTTALDAATAAEDEGVSIEVIDLRSISPVDYRTVTASVRKTGRVVVTHEAAREAGVGAELVASVTERCFNYLEAAPARVTGHDIPYPPAKLEKYHLPDLDRILDAVDRVLDRPNSLTGVEL, from the coding sequence ATGACGCAGCTCACGATGGCGAAGTCCATCAACGAGGGACTCCGCCGCGCAATGGCCGATGACCCCAAGGTGCTCGTGATGGGCGAAGACATCGGCAAGCTCGGCGGGGTCTTCCGCATCACCGACGGGCTCCTCGACCAGTTCGGTGCGCAGCGCGTGATCGACACCCCGCTCGCGGAGGCCGGGATCATGGGCACCGCCGTCGGCCTCGCGTTCCGCGGCTACCGGCCGGTCGTCGAGATCCAGTTCGACGGCTTCGTGTACCCCGCGTTCGACCAGATCGTCTGCCAGGTCGCGAAGCTGCACTACCGCACGCGCGGGAACGTGACGATGCCGATCACGATCCGCATCCCATGGGCGGGCGGCGTGGGCGCTGCCGAGCACCACTCCGAGTCGCCCGAGGCGTACTTCGTGCACACGTCGGGCCTCAGGGTCGTCGCCGTCTCGAACCCGCAGGACGCGTACATCATGCTGCGTCAGGCGATCGCCTCCAACGACCCGGTCGTGTACTTCGAGCCCAAGCGGCTGTACCACACCAAGGGCGACGTCGACCTCGACGCGGACCTGGCGGACGCACCTCCGATGGGTCTGGCACGCGTCGCGCGCGAGGGCACCGATGTCACGCTTCTCACCTACGGTGCGCAGGTGACCACGGCTCTGGATGCCGCCACCGCCGCCGAAGACGAGGGCGTGTCGATCGAGGTCATCGATCTGCGCTCGATCTCACCCGTCGACTACCGGACGGTGACGGCATCCGTTCGCAAGACCGGACGCGTGGTCGTCACCCACGAAGCAGCGCGCGAGGCGGGCGTCGGGGCCGAGCTCGTCGCGAGCGTGACCGAACGGTGCTTCAACTACCTGGAGGCAGCGCCCGCGCGCGTCACCGGCCACGACATCCCGTACCCGCCCGCGAAGCTCGAGAAGTACCACCTCCCCGACCTGGACCGGATTCTCGACGCGGTCGACCGCGTGCTGGATCGTCCGAACTCGTTGACAGGTGTGGAACTGTGA